The following is a genomic window from Nguyenibacter vanlangensis.
GGAGGAACGGGGAATGACCAATCGAACCGGGGGTGAGATCGCCCCGCTGGTGCTGGACGCCTCGGCCATCGCCGAATTGCAGAGCGCGCTGGAGCGCGTCGAATCGGGCCGCGGCGTGCTGGTGCGCCTCGCCGACCTGATGGGCGGGGCGGTGGGGCAGGCGGCCCGGCTTGGCCTGCGCGGCCTGGGCATGGCCCCCACGGTGCAGGCCAAGCTGAAGGGCATCGCCGAGGCCGCGATCTCGCGCGCCTTCGACGTCGCTATCACGGGCATGCGCGACTCGGCTCAGCCCCCGTCCTTGTCTCCGGCTCCATCCTCGGCCCCATCCCCAGCCCCGTCCTGGCGCGACCCGGCCATCCAGGCGGCGGTGGCCGTCTCCGGCGCGGTGGGCGGTTTCGCCGGCCTGCCCGGCCTGGTGCCCGACATCACCTTCACCACCCTGACCATCATGCGCGAAATCGCCCGCATCGCGCGGGAGGAAGGGGAAAGCCTCTCCGATCCCGACACCCATCGCGCCTGTCTCGAAGTGTTCGCCCTGCGCGCCTTCCCGGTCGGGGCGGCGGACGAGGAAAGCGAACTGGGCTATTTCTCGGCCCGCGCCATGCTGCGCGGCCGCCCGGTGGTCATGTTGGTGTCCGAGGTCGCGACCCATTACGGGCTGGGCCTGTCGCGCAAATTCGCGGTGCAGATGATGCCGGTGGCCGGCGCGCTGTGCGGCGCCTCGCTGAACGCCGCCTTCCTGTCGCATTACCGCGCCCTGGCCCGGGCGCATTTCACCATCCGGCGGCTGGAACGCGAACACGGGCCTGAGGTCCGGCGCACCGCCGAACACCTCAAGGCCAACATGACCAGCGCCAGTTTCTGAGGCGCGGGGCTCAGCCGGGACGAATCGCCTCGCGCAGCGCCGCCAGCGCCGCCGCCGCCAGATAGAACGCCCCCATGATCTGCGCCATGCGCAGGTAATGGGGCGCCACCAGCATCAGCACGCCCGCCAGCGCGGCACCGCCCAGGCAGGCGACCAGGAAGCCGATGGACGGGGAAATATGAATGGGCATGGGGTTTCCTCTGTGTTTCACCCGGTCGGGCCGCCCGGCCGGGCCGTCACGCCGGCACCGGGGTCACGGCTGGCCGGCCGGCCAGCACCGCGTCGATATTGTCCAGCGCCAGCATGCCCATGTCGGTCCGCGTCTCCAGCGTGGCGCTACCCATATGGGGGGTCATGAACAGGTTGGGCAGGCCCAGCAGGCGCGGATCGGGGCGCGGCTCGTTGCGGTAGACATCCAGCCCGGCCGCCGCCAGCCGCCCGTCCGACAGCGCGGCGATCAGCGCGTCCTCGTCCACCAGGCTGCCGCGCGCGGCATTGACGAAGATCGCCCCCTTCGGCAGCAGCGCCAGGGTCTCGGCGGTGATGACCGCCGCCGCCGCCGCGCTGCCGGGCATGTGCAGGCTCAGAATGTCGCAATGCGGCAGCATCTCGCGCATGTCGGCGAAATAGGTGGCACCCGCTTCCAGCTCCGGCGCCAGCCGCCGGCGGTTGGAATACAGGATCTTCATGTCGAATCCGCGCGCCCGCTGCGCCACGGCCCGGCCGATCCGCCCCATGCCGACAATGCCCAGCGTCTTGCCCGTGACGCGCACCCCCAGCATCTCCTCCATGCCGAAGGACCGGCCCCATCCCGCCTGCATGACGCCCAGATATTCCGCGCCGCGCCGCGCCGCCGCCAGGATCAGCATCATCGTCAGGTCGGCATTGCAATCGGTCAGCACGTCGGGGGTATAGGTCAGCGCCAGGCCCCGCGCCGCGATGGCGGAAATGTCCAGATGGTCGGTGCCGACACTGATGGTGGCGATCACCCGCACGCTGTCCGGCAGCGCCGCGACCGTTTCGGCCGTCACCGGCGTGCCGGTGGTCACCATCACCGCATCCGGCCGGAATGCCTGCGCCAGCGCCACCAGTTCGGCCGGCGTCAGCTTGTGGCCGGGGGGCGGCGGCGCGTCGTAATCGCGGGCGATCCGCGCGGCCACGGCGGCGGGCAGGCGCTGGGAATGGATCAGGCGCGGACGGATCGCGGACATGGCGGGGCCTCTCTGGTCGGACGATGCCGGCTTGTCAGGCTCCGACACGCGTCCATCTCAGGATCGAATCATTGCCCTGTCCTGTCCAGACGCGCCAGCCGGCCGGGATCGGAGCATCAGTCGGGATCGGAATCTCGGGGAGACGCCGCATGACCAGCCAGGATTCGGGCCAGGATTCGGGGGACGGCGCCATGGCGGTCACGCCGGACCTGATGATCCGCGCCTATTCGGTCGGCCTGTTTCCCATGGCGCCCGATGCCGGGACCGACCATCTGGACTGGTACGATCCGCAGATGCGCGGCATCCTGCCGCTCGATGGGTTCCACGCGCCGCGCCGCCTGGTCCGCACCGTCCTGTCCGGCCAGTTCGACATCGTCGCCGACCGCGATTTCGAGGCGACGATCCGCGCCTGCGCCGCCCCGGCGCCGGGGCGCGAGACCACCTGGATCAACGACCGGATCATCCGCCTGTTCTGCGAACTGCATGCGCGCGGCCACGCCCATTCGGTCGAAACCTGGCAGGACGGCAGGCTGGTCGGCGGGCTGTACGGGGTCGCCATCGGCGGCGCCTTCTTCGGCGAAAGCATGTTCAGCCGCGCCCGCGACGCCTCCAAGGCGGCGCTGCTCTCGCTGGCGGCGCGGCTGCGCCTGGGCGGCTTCACCCTGCTGGACACCCAGTTCGGCACCAGCCATCTGGCCCAGTTCGGCGGGATCGAAATACCCGCCCGGCGCTACAAGCGGCGCCTGGCCCGGGCCCTGTCCGTGCCCGCCCACTGGCCCGACGACCGGGCCGCCGGCACCGCCGGCGCGATTCGCGACGAAATGGCCGCCCTGCGCGGCGCATTTCGCACCTCGGACGGAAGCGGATAGACTCCCCGGCGGCTGAAATACGGCCAGACCGGAAAGAAGGAAACGCCGATGATCAACCTGATGCCGCGCCGCGCCGCCGGACGGCCCGGAATGATGGCCGGGGCGCTGCTCCTCGTGGGAATCGGGGCGGGAGTCGGGGCCGGAATCGCGCGGGCGGACGCCCAACCCGCGCCCGATTCGGCTCATTCCCCAACTCATCCCCCCTTGGCGCCGACCCGCGACGTGCAGGTCGCCTACAGCGTCCAGCCCGAAGGCGCGCCCGCGCCCAAAACCATCCAGGTCTGGTTCGCCGCCAATGGCGGCCTGATGCGCATCGACAGTCCCGAAGGCATGGGCGCGACCATCCTCGACCGCGTCGCCCGCCAGGTGACGATCGTGCTGAACCGGCAGAAGGTCTATACGCGGCTGGACGCCGGCTCCGACATCCGCAATCCGTTCCTGCTGGACCTGTCCATGCAATATACCCGCAAGGGCGACGCACGCGTCGCGGACGTCGATTGCACCGAATGGGCTATCGTCTCCGGCCGCGGCTCGGCGACCGCCTGCGTCACCGCCGACGGCGTCATCCTGCGCGAGGACGGGGTGGATGCCGAAGGCATGAAGGGGCGGCTGGTGGCCACCCGCGTCACCTACGCTCCCATCCCAGCCGGCACGTTCCAGCCGCCCGAGGGCTATCAGATGGTCACGCGGCATCGCGTCGCGCCAGGCCCCGCGGGTGCGGGGGCCGGCGGCACCGGACCGGGCGGCGACGTCGCCCGGCCGGTGACCGGCGGCGCGATCCCGCCCGGCGCCGGCCAGTGATCCATCCGACGATCGGCGCCCGGACCGCGGGACGCTTCGCCGGCCTGCTGCTGGCGGCAGCCTTGTTTCCCACGCCCCTCCCCATGTCCCTCCCGGCGCGGGCTGCGACAGTTCCTGGCGCGGACACCTCTGGCGCGGACGCGTCCGCCGCACCGTTCGTCACTCCGCAATGCGACGTGGACGTGACCTACAGCGTCGCGGCGCCCGATCCGGCGGTGCCCGCCATCCGCCAGCGCATGCGCTGGTCCAGCGCAACCCTGCGCCAGCGGGTCGATCCCGCCGGGTCGGCGACCTACATGCTCACCGACTATCGGGCCCGGACCCTGACGGTCATCGACCTCGCGCGCAACGTCCGCACGACCATCCCGGCCCCGGGCTCCGCCGTCACCCGGCCCGGACAGCGCGCGCCCGGCAGTTGGATCCACGGGGCGACGATGCTGGTGGCCGGTCAGCCCTGCACCGCCTGGCAGACCGCCGACACCGACGGCCAGGCCAGCGAGGTCTGCTACAGCGACGATGGCGTGATGTTGCAGGCCACCCGGAACGGCCACGTCATGGTCCGTGCCGAAACCGTGCGCCGTACGGCCCAGCCCGACGCGGTCTTCGCGATTCCGGCGGGACTCAGGGACCTGCCCGCCGCCCACCCCTGATGGTCCGTTCCGATCATCGGCCGTTACAATTCGTTACGGAAAAAGGGCACGCCTGCCCGCAACCGGCCCGCAAATCGCCATGGCGCCCCTGTTTTCTGTTTATCGAAGCAGGGGCGGTCCGCCGCTCCCGCGCAAGGATGAAAGGGTTGCGAACATGCGCAAGATGGTTCGTCTTCTGATGGCGGTTCCCCTGGTCGCCGGCGGCCTGGCCGCGGCGGCGCCCGCCGCGCATGCCGACTGGCGCGATCACGGCTGGCACCATGGCTGGGATCGCGGCTGGCACGATCGCGGCTGGGGCTGGCGGGGCCCGGGCTATTATCACCGCGGTCCCGGGCCGGGGGGCGCCTTTGTCGCCGGCCTGGTGGGCGGCGCGCTGCTCGGCGCGGCCGGCACCGCGATCGCCGCGCCGACCTACGCCGCGCCGCCGCCGGTCTATGTCGCGCCGCCTCCGCCCCCGCCGCCCGTCACGGTCTACGCGCCGCCGGCCTACGGCTACGCCTATCCGGCCTATTGATCGCAAGGGCCTTCCCGGGAAGGTTCCCGGGAAGGCGCTCAGGGGAAAGATGTTCAGGCCGCCGCTCGGGCGGCCTGCATCACCTCGGCGACGTGGCCGGGCACCTTGACGTTGCGCCAGGCCCGCACCAGCCTGCCTTCCGCGTCGATCAGGAAGGTCGCGCGCTCGATCCCCATATATGTCCGGCCGTACAGCCTCTTCTCGCCCCACACGCCATAGGATTCGGTCACCGCGCCGGTCACGTCCGACGCCAGCGGAAAGTCCAGCCCCTGCTTGTCGGCAAAGGATTCGATCGCCTTCATCGGATCGCGCGACACGCCGATGACCGGAATCCCCGTCCCCCCCAGCGCCGCCAGCGCCTCCTGAAAGCCGCAGGCTTCGGTCGTGCAGCCCGGCGTGTTCGCCTTGGGGTAGAAATACAGGATAAAGGGCCGCCCCCGCATCGATGCCAGGCTGACCTGCCGCCCGCGGCTGGCCGGCATATCGAAATCCGGCGCCATTGCGCCCAGGGCTGGAAAAATTGGTGTCTCGCCGTCCGCCATTGCCATTCTCCTCATGAAAAAACGCATCACTCCCCGACCGGACCGACCAGGCGGGTGAAGGCCGCCCGCACCGCGTCCGCGCGCGCCTCCATCTGCTGCAACGCCTCCGCGATCGTTGTCGCCCCCATCTCGCGCAGCAGGATCTCGCGGGTCGCGGCGGGCATGGCGGCCGCCGGATCGGCGGGCAGGGCGGTGCCGAACAGGATTCGCAGCATGCTCTGCACGCTGCGCCAGGCCCGGTCGGCCTCTTCCAGCATACGCCCCGTGCCGCGGTCCAGCATCCCCTGCCGCACCAGGCGACGCAGCGCCTTGCGCGTGTTCGGGTCGCGCGCCGCCGCGTCGCCGGCCACCAGTTGCAGCGCCTGGGCGATGAATTCCACATCCATCAGCCCGCCGGCCCGATGGCGGATATCCCATGGCCCTTGCGGCGGCAATTCCCGCGCCACCCGTTCGCGCATCGCCCGCGCATCCTCCAGGATCGCCGCCCGCGTGGCGCCGCGCCGCCCGTCCAGCGCCGCCCCGATCGCGCCGCGCAGCGCGCGGACCAGCGCCGGCGGCCCGGCCACCACCCGCGCCCGGGTCAGCGCCATGCGCTCCCAGGTCCAGGCGCTTTCGGCGTGATAGCGGCGAAACGCCCCCAGCGACAGCGCCACCGGTCCTTTCGACCCGGACGGCCGCAGCCGCATATCGACCTCGTAAAGCGGTCCCTCCGGCCCCGGCGCGGTCAGCGCGCCGATGAAGCCGTGCGCCAGCCGGACGAAATACTGCCCCGCTGGCACCGATCGCGGCGCCAGGCCGCCATCCGCGCCCCCGTCTCCCGCACCATTATACGACCGACCCGGGGCGGGCGCGTCCACCACGCTGTCGGTCACGTCGTCCGGGTGGTCGAAGACCAGCATCAGGTCCAGGTCCGACCCCAGCATCATCTCGCGCGATCCGGCCTTGCCCAGCGCCACCACCGCCATGGCGCCGCCCGGCACGCGGCCATAGCGGCGGACATGCTCGGCCGTCACGCGGGCCAGCAGCCCGCGCATCACCGCGTCGGCCAGTTCGGTGCGCGCGCGGCTGGCGGCATCGACCCCGATCCGGTGCTCCAGCCGCGCGCAGGACAGGCGGAATTCCTCGCCCCGTACCAGCCCGCGCAGGATCGGCAGCACCTGCTCGGTCGACGCCGCCTGCGCCAGGTGCTGCCGCACCAGGCCCGCGGCCGGAATGTCGGCCGCGCCGTCCTGGTCGGCGCCCAGCAGCCCGTCCAGCGCGGCCGGGGTCTCCGCCAGATGGTCGGCCAGGAAGGGCGACCCGTCCAGGATCGTGGCGATCCGGTCGATCAGCGCCGGATTGCGGTCCAGCAGGGTCAGGAACTGGACGCCCGCCCATTGCCGGGCCAGCATGGCATCGAACCGCCGCAGGCAGGTCAGCGGGTCGCGCCGCGCGCCGAACCGCGCCAGGATCTCCGGCAGCAGCCGGCGCAGCAGGTTCCGCGCCCGGTCCGAGCGCAGCGCCCGCAGCCGGTTGCCGCTCCAGCGCTGCAGCAGGCTCACCGCGTCGGCGATGTCGGCATCGGCAAATCCGGCGGCGCGCAGATGCTCGGCCAGGTCCTCGGCATCGGGATCGACCGACCGCCCGGCGCCCCCGGGCTCGGCGAACTGGCCTTCGAAGATCCGCCGCGAATCCCGCATGATCGGCAGCATCGTCCCCGCCAGGGCGCGGCCGTTCTCCTCGGCCATGAACACGGCGAAGGCGTCGAAGGCTTCCCGCGTGGCCGGCAGCTTGTGGGTCTGGTGGTCGGCCTGCATTTGCAGCCGGTGCTCCGCCCGCCGCAACATGCGATAGGTCCGCGCCAGGCTGTCGCCCCGCGGGCGGTTCAGCACGCCGGCCCGCACCAGCCGGCGCAGCGCGCCCAGCGTAGTCGGGTCGCGCAGTTCGGGCCGGCGACCGCCCCAGACCAGTTGCAGCGCCTGGGCCACGAACTCGACCTCGCGAATCCCGCCCTGTCCCAGTTTCAGGTCGTGGCCCATCAGCCAGTCGCGCGCAAGGCGCGGGTCGTGTACCATCCGCTCGCCCAGGCGCGACAGGCCGGCATGGCCGGCATTGCGGTGGCGGTCGATTCGCGCCTTCATGTCGTGCAGGTCGTCGATGACGGCGAAATCGAGGTGCCGCCGCCAGACGAAGGGCGCGATCGCGCGCAGGAAACGCCGCCCGGCCGTCACGTCGCCCGCCACCGGCCGCGCCTTGGTCATCGCCGCGCGCTCCCAGGTCTGGCCCAGGCTTTCGTAATAGGTGATCGCGGCGGGGAACGAGATGGCCGGCGGCGTCGCCGACGGGTCGGGACGCAGGCGCAGATCGGTGCGAAACACGTATCCGTCGGCGTCCCGCGCTTCCATCAGCCCGACAAGATCGCTAGTCATGCGGACGAAGATCCGGCGCAGATCCTCATGCCCGGCATGACAGGCCGGATCGTACAGCACGATCAGGTCGATATCCGAGGAGTAGTTCAGTTCCCGCGCCCCCAGCTTCCCCATCGCCAGCACGACGAAGCCGCTGCCGCGCGCCGGATGGCGGGGATCGGGCAGGACGATCTGCCCCGTATCGTGGGCTACGCGCAGCAGATGCCTGACCGCCGCCTCCAGCGCCGATTCCGCCAGGCGGCTCAGCGCCAGCGTCACCTGCTCCAGCGTCCACACCCCGCCGATATCGGCCAGGGCGATGGCCAGCGCCGCCTGCCGCTTGGCCGCGCGCATCGTCGCCGCGATGTCGGCGCGCGCATCGCGCGGCGACAGGGCGGCCAGGCTGTCCAGCACCGCGCCCATCGCCCGGTCCGGCCCTTCGGCCAGCAGCCGTGCGAACGGTACGGGGTCGCGGCGCGCCAGCCCGGCCAGATACGGGCTGTTGCCGCCCAGCATGTCCAGCAGCGGCGCCACCCCCGCG
Proteins encoded in this region:
- a CDS encoding D-glycerate dehydrogenase; amino-acid sequence: MSAIRPRLIHSQRLPAAVAARIARDYDAPPPPGHKLTPAELVALAQAFRPDAVMVTTGTPVTAETVAALPDSVRVIATISVGTDHLDISAIAARGLALTYTPDVLTDCNADLTMMLILAAARRGAEYLGVMQAGWGRSFGMEEMLGVRVTGKTLGIVGMGRIGRAVAQRARGFDMKILYSNRRRLAPELEAGATYFADMREMLPHCDILSLHMPGSAAAAAVITAETLALLPKGAIFVNAARGSLVDEDALIAALSDGRLAAAGLDVYRNEPRPDPRLLGLPNLFMTPHMGSATLETRTDMGMLALDNIDAVLAGRPAVTPVPA
- a CDS encoding bifunctional [glutamine synthetase] adenylyltransferase/[glutamine synthetase]-adenylyl-L-tyrosine phosphorylase codes for the protein MDRAPVNRASLDRPWTDRAWPAPADPRGAALLREDVAELWREHGLDAALLRAAGVAPLLDMLGGNSPYLAGLARRDPVPFARLLAEGPDRAMGAVLDSLAALSPRDARADIAATMRAAKRQAALAIALADIGGVWTLEQVTLALSRLAESALEAAVRHLLRVAHDTGQIVLPDPRHPARGSGFVVLAMGKLGARELNYSSDIDLIVLYDPACHAGHEDLRRIFVRMTSDLVGLMEARDADGYVFRTDLRLRPDPSATPPAISFPAAITYYESLGQTWERAAMTKARPVAGDVTAGRRFLRAIAPFVWRRHLDFAVIDDLHDMKARIDRHRNAGHAGLSRLGERMVHDPRLARDWLMGHDLKLGQGGIREVEFVAQALQLVWGGRRPELRDPTTLGALRRLVRAGVLNRPRGDSLARTYRMLRRAEHRLQMQADHQTHKLPATREAFDAFAVFMAEENGRALAGTMLPIMRDSRRIFEGQFAEPGGAGRSVDPDAEDLAEHLRAAGFADADIADAVSLLQRWSGNRLRALRSDRARNLLRRLLPEILARFGARRDPLTCLRRFDAMLARQWAGVQFLTLLDRNPALIDRIATILDGSPFLADHLAETPAALDGLLGADQDGAADIPAAGLVRQHLAQAASTEQVLPILRGLVRGEEFRLSCARLEHRIGVDAASRARTELADAVMRGLLARVTAEHVRRYGRVPGGAMAVVALGKAGSREMMLGSDLDLMLVFDHPDDVTDSVVDAPAPGRSYNGAGDGGADGGLAPRSVPAGQYFVRLAHGFIGALTAPGPEGPLYEVDMRLRPSGSKGPVALSLGAFRRYHAESAWTWERMALTRARVVAGPPALVRALRGAIGAALDGRRGATRAAILEDARAMRERVARELPPQGPWDIRHRAGGLMDVEFIAQALQLVAGDAAARDPNTRKALRRLVRQGMLDRGTGRMLEEADRAWRSVQSMLRILFGTALPADPAAAMPAATREILLREMGATTIAEALQQMEARADAVRAAFTRLVGPVGE
- the aat gene encoding leucyl/phenylalanyl-tRNA--protein transferase — its product is MTSQDSGQDSGDGAMAVTPDLMIRAYSVGLFPMAPDAGTDHLDWYDPQMRGILPLDGFHAPRRLVRTVLSGQFDIVADRDFEATIRACAAPAPGRETTWINDRIIRLFCELHARGHAHSVETWQDGRLVGGLYGVAIGGAFFGESMFSRARDASKAALLSLAARLRLGGFTLLDTQFGTSHLAQFGGIEIPARRYKRRLARALSVPAHWPDDRAAGTAGAIRDEMAALRGAFRTSDGSG
- a CDS encoding EcsC family protein; this translates as MTNRTGGEIAPLVLDASAIAELQSALERVESGRGVLVRLADLMGGAVGQAARLGLRGLGMAPTVQAKLKGIAEAAISRAFDVAITGMRDSAQPPSLSPAPSSAPSPAPSWRDPAIQAAVAVSGAVGGFAGLPGLVPDITFTTLTIMREIARIAREEGESLSDPDTHRACLEVFALRAFPVGAADEESELGYFSARAMLRGRPVVMLVSEVATHYGLGLSRKFAVQMMPVAGALCGASLNAAFLSHYRALARAHFTIRRLEREHGPEVRRTAEHLKANMTSASF
- the bcp gene encoding thioredoxin-dependent thiol peroxidase encodes the protein MADGETPIFPALGAMAPDFDMPASRGRQVSLASMRGRPFILYFYPKANTPGCTTEACGFQEALAALGGTGIPVIGVSRDPMKAIESFADKQGLDFPLASDVTGAVTESYGVWGEKRLYGRTYMGIERATFLIDAEGRLVRAWRNVKVPGHVAEVMQAARAAA